The nucleotide sequence ACCATCAACCCTCGTGCCAAGCATACCGATGAATAAATCTCCCTCAGCCACATGATGAGAATTAACAACAACTCCTTTAACCTCTAAATTTAGGGCAGAATGTTTCGGCATTGACTCCACTGCTACTAAACCAGCCAATAATTCTCTTAACTGCATAACCCCTCACAGAAATATTTTTTTTCTATGTTATAGCAACTTTGCTTCAAAATAATTGGTTTTTCATTATACTTCTCCAAAATTTATTTTTAGGACTTACACACCAATAACGAAAAACTGTCATTCTAAACGAAAGTGAAGAATCTCAGAGCGTTGATTTTTGCTACAAGCGCGTAACTCCTATAATTAATAATTAAGGCTCTTTTACAGTAGTTATGACAAATTAATAATAAATAACGAATAAAACTTTTGATATATAATATAGCGTTTTTCATAATTACGAGATACAGTTATTATTCTCAAGTCCCCCTTTTTAAGGGGGATTTAGGGGGATCCTCTTGTACTTCATGGTCACAGTAATTGCTATAGTTTTAGTGTTTTAAAAATGCAATTATTATAAATTTATGGTTTGCATTTCACCTAATACCTGACACCTAATACCTGACACCTTTTTTAAGGCATAACTTATCATACTCAAAGTAAGAGAGCCAAATTAACCTTGAGAAACCGCTTCACCAATACGAGGCTCTTTCCCAGCTAAAATACGTTCAATATTACTACGGTGACGAATGGTAACATATAACCCAGCTAAAACAGCAAAAACTATATAAGGAATCAGAGGAGTAAAAATCAACATCAAAATATTAACAGCTAAAGCCCCTGACAATGAACTGAGAGAAACAATACGAGAAAAATATAATACGATGAGGAAAGTAAACAAAGTACCTAAACCCACCCAAGGACTCATCACGAGGAGAACACCTAAACTAATGGCCGCCGATTTCCCCCCCGAAAAATTAAGCCAAACTGATTTACTATGCCCCAAAACTGCCAATAAAGCGCCCGTCACCACTAGCCAATTTTGCCAAGCTGTGGGTAATATCGTCGTGTCTAACCAGAAATAAGCGCCCTTCACCATAGCAACAGCTACCATGCCCTTAAACATATCCACGATCAAAACCCCCACCGCAGCGCCCTTCCCTACAGTTCTTAGTACGTTTGTTGCACCCGTTGAACCAGAACCATATTCACGAATATCAATACCTTTAAGAATGCGCCCGGCAAGGTAGCCCGTGGGAATTGAACCAAGAAGATAAGCGACAAGAATTAAAGCAAAACTAACTAAAATTGGGACAGTCATTATTTAACCTCATAGACACCTGATCTATTATTAAGGATCAAGTCTCCATTGTTAAGAGGTCAAGACAATATTTAATTTTTTTTTCACTAAATAGAGTCTGCTGAATAAATCAAAA is from Cyanobacterium sp. T60_A2020_053 and encodes:
- the plsY gene encoding glycerol-3-phosphate 1-O-acyltransferase PlsY, translating into MTVPILVSFALILVAYLLGSIPTGYLAGRILKGIDIREYGSGSTGATNVLRTVGKGAAVGVLIVDMFKGMVAVAMVKGAYFWLDTTILPTAWQNWLVVTGALLAVLGHSKSVWLNFSGGKSAAISLGVLLVMSPWVGLGTLFTFLIVLYFSRIVSLSSLSGALAVNILMLIFTPLIPYIVFAVLAGLYVTIRHRSNIERILAGKEPRIGEAVSQG